A segment of the Marmota flaviventris isolate mMarFla1 chromosome 2, mMarFla1.hap1, whole genome shotgun sequence genome:
GATGCAGTATTACTGGTATATATTTCCGCGATTGGGTGGGCAGGATGCACTCTTTGTAGAGAATAGAAACGGCCTAGTAAAGCCAGTAGTTTAATCGCCAAAATGAAAGAATGGTCAGGAAAAAGCTTATAAATTAAGGCCTGGGGTATAGAACAAGCTCCAAAGTGGCTGCAGTTGATGACAGAAGACACTGTGCGAGCCTTGCTGCCATGCGCAGAATGATACTGAAAGCCATCCAATCCTGACCAAAAAGGATAGTCGCAtttttagggtgaaaaaatggtgcagaagaaaataaaaataaagctttggCGTCCTTCTCCATGTTTCTTCTGAAACTAAATGATGAGGCGGGTATGAAGCAGTCAGAGGACAAAATCAGGCCCTGAGTGACACAGGAATTCCTAGAGGACTCAGGCCTTCATGTCTCCTCCACCCTGCAGAGCAAGCAGGCCAAGGCTGGACTTGGCCTAGCAGTGCATAGCCCAGACTGGTTTCCCAAACCCTGAGGAACTTCTCATCAGCGCCTTGGCTCCCAGGGCTGTCTGCACTTTCCCAGCCTTCCTCCCCAGCCCCGCCAGACTCCACTCACCGCTGACTGCGTCTTTAAAGTGAGTCTTCTCCGCGGAGTCATAGACAAATTGCACCTTGCTCAGCCTCCACGTCGCTTCTGGACCCTTGGACGTGTTGTGGCTTTCCTGTCAAAAGTGGGAGGCACGTGTCAACCGCTCCAAGGGCTTCTGGGTCTGCTATGGCCCACACCCACAGCCTCTAGGCGCGCCCCTGTGGGAGTTACCTTTAAAAACAGCATTTTGAGAGCATATGCACGGTCCACCCAGAACACCTGCAGCTCCGACTCACTGCTGCCACAGCGGCCATTCACCTCAGCTCCCCGGGTCAACGAGATGTCAGCCTGTTCTGTGATCAGCTGGGAACATAGACGCCCCGCGCCCACTCAGTGGTGCAGGCCCCAGTGGGGCTGTTAAGGGCGGCGCATCCAAACTCTGGGTTGCACATTTGGGCACTCCTTTGCGCGCGCGCGCGCTCCCATGTCCAGGAACATGCGGTTAGATTTTCTACGTGCAGCCCCCGCCAGTGGGGAAGCAGAGAAAAGGGGATTTATTTTCAAAGCAGGCAGGGCGAGCAGAAGGTGTACAAGCCGGAACCCCCATGCAGCATTCTGGAGCAGCCTGCAGGGTTATGGGGTTGGGGGAAAGGCGGGCGACCCAGGTCTTCGCAGGGCCATAAGGGGAGGGTGCCCTTCGGCCCTGGAGCCCTAGGATCAAGCTGGGGGGAAAAGGGTTCCTTACATCGACATAATTGCTGGCCCACACATCATAAGGTACAATAAATTTGGCTGCAAATTCTGCCATGAGACACGTCGTCCCATTTTCCCGCACAACAAATATGTCTTTTTCAGGGTTAGTAGAAAGGCCTGAGAGATTTTCCACTTCTTGCTCTGCCATGATTTGAGCCATTGTATCTGCGGAACAAACAAAAGGATCTCATCAGTTTAGTGCTCCTGAATTCCGTGCGTATGGGTCACTAGAGTGCAGAGACCGCGATCTGCGGGCTTTGGAGTGACAAAGTTCCCTGCTAGCAGCTGTGTGCTCTTCAAGCCATTTCTCTAGCCCAGCGCTAACAAACTCAGTTCCGTTGCTTTTgatttaaaatggggataaaatttaaacatttaaatattcttaCTTATTTGCAATGAAACTGGCTTTTCTCTACATCCTGGGGGTTTGAAGCCAAACCTTTCTTGCCAATCCTGTGACCCCACTAAGCCAGCCTGTCTAGCGCTCGGTCTGGCATATGCTACACAGGTGTGTGGTTCCCAAGGGAGCTCCCTCCCACCAGCGGGGAAatccttcccctttctcccaaaagaaaaaaaaaattaaaaaaccctcAAAACATAAGGAccatatttttaatcttaaatacTGGCTTTAGTATACCATTTCTATTCTCTGCAGAGAGTGCATCCTGCCCACCCAATCGCCAAAAAACGGTACTCACGGAACAGCATCAGAAGAATTCGAAGTCTATGGACGCTGAGAAAGGCTCTTCCTCTGAGATCCATGCTTGCAGTTGCTGCGGAAGAGGCCAGATGTGCTGCTGCAGTGGGCGCCTGAGAGGGAATCCCTCAAAGTCGCTGCTGGAGTGGGCCGGAGTGAGCGAAGGGCGGGGGACTGAGAGGGAGGCGGGAGGGAGCGCGTGTTCCCTACGCGCTGGCTAAGACCGGGGTCGGGTGCCGCACCGGCCGCTGCTCGCTGGGGAAGTCAGATCACTGCAGAGAGCAGCAACGCATGGCGAGGGAGCTGTCCATGGCTGCGAGTGCTGAAAGGAATCCGGTTGTGTTGCAGGAGTGGTTGTGACTTGGCTTGTGCAGAGGTCCAATGAGATTTAGGGGGGCTAAAATTCTCcctgagtttttttctttattctgcaaTTGTGTCCGCAACGATGAGTTTCTCCTGGGAAACTTAATGGCACCCTTGGACTTATTAACCTCCCGACCAGGTACAAGTAATATGTAGTATAAATATCATATCACTGGAGTCCTAAATTCTGAAAATGCTCCTGGCTCCTGAAAGAAAACGGTAGAGCACAAATTGCGCCTGCTTTAGAGGAGGAAGGGTagaaaagaatgagaaggaaaatGCTATGGCAACAGTTTCATACATTTAGAAAcatctccttctcttccctgctCTCAATGGAGCTCATAGGTTTAAAGTTAAATTGATGTCTCCTTAAATGGGGCCATCAGACAATGCAGTCTGATGTCTCCTTTTGGACTTATTGTCCTGTTATACTTTCTGAGTGCATGTGGACTCTGAACTTTGGGGTCACATACCCTCACTGATTATATTGTGATTATTCTGCCAAGAGAGATGTAAATTTTATGAGGTTATCTAGGGTCTTTTAGGACAGGAATTTTAGAATTATGCTGTAAGTAATGTCACATAGTTATGTAAGAAAAAATACACACTGATATTATTCTAAAGCCTCtagtggaagaaaaacaaatattactgGGATAATtcctatatttacattttttggtAGTTTGCTCATTTTTTCCTGTTCCTGCTCTATAAATAAGAATACACCCTTTTTAGGTGTCCTCGTGTTGTCCTCATTAATTGTGGTGatgtcaaatatttcttttcttagtgAATATTTCAGTATATGAATAGTCTTGCTCACTCAGTAATATGCTATAAAATAAACAATGTCATGTTAAAGGGCAAAATGCAAAgcattttacatgtattatttaattAGATCTTCCTCACAATTTTAGAGAGTAGAGAAAGGAAGATATAGAATTATTGTTGTTATACCTACCCctaaaccgaggctcagagaaattaaatgacCTTCCAAACATCACATGGTCAGTTAGAATTAAAATAGAAGAATCACATGTTGTAACTTTGTAAGGATCATCTTCCTCTCTCCTTATATAATACTTAGATTTtgactttcattaaaaaaatctttattcaaTGACCAAATAACAAACTAAAACCTAAAATCTCTATCAACAATTTATATTCCTGAAATTTATAGGGTTCTCATTAAAGTATAATAATATTTTGACATGGAATTTACTTCAAAGcatccatataatttttttttttgctttcaaacaCAGCCTTGCATCAAAAATTAGATCACTAGTGATTCAACTTATGACATATTATTTAAATCAATACTATATTTTACATCTTTACTTATACTACATTGTGGTATTTCAGCCACATATTTCTCAAGAACtttacataaataattatatataaaagaattgagGCAAAATTGTGATTTATATAAAGACAATTGTCAGTGGAAAGTTGTAATTTTACAACACCTTACATTTTGTCATGTTAGAAATTATTATAAagcatttatgtaaaattataaagcaataaCATATAATATAgcatttttctcattctcttctctatctccccccttctctcc
Coding sequences within it:
- the Lamp5 gene encoding lysosome-associated membrane glycoprotein 5 translates to MDLRGRAFLSVHRLRILLMLFHTMAQIMAEQEVENLSGLSTNPEKDIFVVRENGTTCLMAEFAAKFIVPYDVWASNYVDLITEQADISLTRGAEVNGRCGSSESELQVFWVDRAYALKMLFLKESHNTSKGPEATWRLSKVQFVYDSAEKTHFKDAVSAGKHTANSHHLSALVTPAGKSYECQAQQTISLASSDPQKTVTMILSAVHIQPFDIISDFVFSEEHKCPVDEREQLEETLPLILGLILGLVIVVTLVIYHIHHKMTANQVQIPRDRSEYKHMG